A single region of the Pseudomonas solani genome encodes:
- a CDS encoding thioesterase family protein, whose protein sequence is MSQALTTYRTSIPAEWVDYNGHLRDAFYLLIFSYATDALMDHIGLDEAGRASSGHTLYTLECHLNFLAEVKLGAGVEVRTQVLAHDAKRLHIHHGLYPEGGDALLAASEQMLMNVESASARSTPFASTVAERVGGLAAAHRQLPPPVHVARVIGLPSARAAG, encoded by the coding sequence ATGAGCCAAGCCCTCACCACCTACCGCACCTCCATTCCCGCCGAATGGGTGGACTACAACGGCCACCTGCGCGACGCGTTCTACCTGCTGATCTTCAGCTACGCCACCGATGCGCTGATGGACCATATCGGCCTGGACGAGGCGGGGCGGGCGAGCAGCGGTCACACCCTCTACACGCTGGAGTGCCACCTCAACTTTCTCGCCGAGGTGAAGCTCGGTGCCGGGGTGGAGGTGCGCACCCAGGTTCTCGCCCACGACGCCAAGCGCCTGCACATCCACCACGGGCTGTACCCCGAGGGTGGCGATGCATTGCTGGCGGCCAGTGAGCAGATGTTGATGAACGTGGAGAGTGCGAGTGCGCGCTCGACGCCGTTCGCCAGCACGGTCGCCGAGAGGGTCGGCGGGCTGGCGGCGGCGCATCGGCAGCTGCCGCCACCCGTGCATGTGGCACGGGTGATCGGCCTGCCGTCCGCGCGAGCGGCGGGGTGA
- a CDS encoding transporter substrate-binding domain-containing protein, with protein sequence MFRHISLRVLVQYFCLSLWLLPLALSARAASQETIPLRLASQLRVDQQELTLGESDWHWLRQKRELVLGVAGDIEAPLAMLQRDGRFEGMTADVVALVGQMLGMRVVLRRLPDQAAVARALEEGEIDMASASSHGLHGAAVARSQPFAIEHAALFRRQEDGREFPADMAGLTIATTTEYLTDPALRQGFPGAHLVAAGSVDEALAAVAFGKADLYLGDVLTAYYRINRGFYGLVRFERFAELQADGVAFIVRPGDPQLLRGLDAALRALGRSRLEGIAKRWVGSGVMPALEPLPLTAEERRWVERHPRVRLVIDDDMAPMAFFDAQGQFRGIAADLLEMVSLRTGLQFEAVSRRGSLADQMESLRQGRFDLAILTQGRERESTLRFTRPVVTNPFVLVARRAQDGLAEPLDGLDGKRLAIAAGHVATEEARGIYPGAELLAAASSLDAMNLVYSGDADAALVSLPTARYYVVRLFRNRLAVSSLVPIDPATANFAMRRGDVELQSILDKALGSLAPDELNAAANRWRGSPAMSAQTWRDYNQLILQIVIGALVLLGLVLAWGLRLRREVRKRRAAERQLNDELRFIETLIDSMPPPVYVRDTAGRMLSCNRSYLQTLGLEREQVLGCTVAELPLTFEAAPLFHESYLQAMEGGGLIQGTHELELGGRRLWIEHWIQPFQDSTGAIKGVIGGWLDITEHHHLVRELEAAKRQADDASRAKTAFLATMSHEIRTPMNAVIGILELALKRAESGPIDPAGIQVAYGSARSLLTLIGDILDIARIESGRLSLAPGRANLRELVESVARVFDGLARQKRLELALEIDGSIQGDVLVDGQRFKQILSNLVSNAIKFTTHGRVSVRVDGDTSEAGMLRVSLSIEDSGIGISPADQARLFRPFSRIERAGQPVDGTGLGLVICRSLCEMMGGRLNLDSVPGRGTRVDVSLRLHRLDPVPPMEAAPVAAVVASRRLRVLVVDDHPVNRQILQQQLVFLGHEVEEAGDGEEALQRWREGHFDTVATDCHMPRMSGAELAAAIRLEERERGLAAVCIIGLTADAQPEEIERGLAAGMDECLIKPIGLDALQRALGVHARERQQGAEPLDEGALFDLAPLQPLTGGDEALVRNLLGELLATNRKDLVALAPLLEAGDAEGLAELAHRLIGAARVVKAAGVIAACRQLMAATADAPPDGARLRQAGDALARALTELESGLREHLQEA encoded by the coding sequence GTGTTCCGTCATATTTCACTCCGCGTACTTGTGCAGTACTTCTGCCTGAGCCTCTGGCTGTTGCCGCTCGCCCTGTCGGCACGGGCCGCTTCCCAGGAAACCATCCCCCTGCGCCTGGCCAGCCAGCTGCGGGTGGACCAGCAGGAACTCACCCTTGGCGAAAGCGATTGGCACTGGCTGCGGCAGAAGCGCGAGCTGGTGCTGGGGGTGGCGGGCGACATTGAGGCGCCCTTGGCGATGCTGCAGCGCGATGGCCGTTTCGAGGGCATGACGGCGGATGTGGTGGCGCTGGTCGGCCAGATGCTCGGCATGCGCGTCGTCCTGCGCAGGCTGCCCGACCAGGCCGCCGTGGCCCGGGCGCTGGAGGAGGGCGAGATCGATATGGCCAGCGCATCCAGTCACGGCCTGCATGGGGCTGCCGTGGCACGCAGCCAGCCGTTCGCCATCGAGCACGCCGCGCTGTTCCGCCGCCAGGAGGATGGCCGCGAATTCCCGGCCGACATGGCCGGGCTGACCATCGCCACCACCACCGAATACCTCACCGATCCCGCGTTGCGCCAGGGCTTCCCCGGCGCGCACCTGGTGGCGGCGGGCTCGGTGGATGAGGCACTGGCCGCGGTGGCCTTCGGCAAGGCCGATCTGTACCTGGGCGACGTGCTGACCGCTTACTACCGGATCAACCGGGGTTTCTATGGTCTGGTGCGCTTCGAGCGCTTCGCCGAGCTCCAGGCCGATGGCGTGGCCTTCATCGTTCGCCCTGGGGACCCGCAATTGCTTCGCGGCTTGGATGCGGCCCTGCGCGCTCTGGGCCGCTCGCGCCTGGAGGGCATCGCCAAGCGCTGGGTGGGCAGCGGCGTGATGCCGGCACTGGAGCCGTTGCCGCTGACGGCGGAGGAGCGGCGCTGGGTGGAGCGCCATCCGCGCGTGCGCCTGGTGATCGACGACGACATGGCGCCGATGGCGTTCTTCGATGCCCAGGGCCAGTTCCGCGGCATCGCCGCCGACCTGCTGGAGATGGTGTCCCTGCGCACCGGCCTGCAGTTCGAGGCGGTCAGCCGCCGGGGCAGCCTTGCCGACCAGATGGAGAGCTTGCGCCAGGGGCGTTTCGATCTGGCCATCCTCACCCAGGGACGTGAACGTGAAAGCACGCTGCGCTTCACCCGGCCGGTGGTCACCAATCCCTTCGTGCTGGTGGCGAGAAGGGCGCAAGACGGCCTTGCCGAGCCGCTCGACGGCCTCGATGGCAAGCGTCTGGCCATCGCCGCTGGGCATGTGGCGACCGAGGAGGCCCGGGGCATCTACCCAGGCGCGGAGCTGCTGGCGGCGGCCTCGTCGCTGGATGCCATGAACCTGGTCTACAGCGGCGACGCCGATGCGGCGCTGGTGTCGTTGCCCACTGCCCGCTATTACGTGGTGCGGCTGTTCCGCAATCGGCTGGCGGTGTCGTCCCTGGTGCCCATCGACCCGGCCACCGCGAACTTTGCGATGCGCCGCGGCGATGTCGAGTTGCAGTCGATCCTCGACAAGGCGCTCGGCAGCCTGGCGCCGGATGAGCTGAATGCCGCCGCCAATCGTTGGCGCGGCAGCCCGGCCATGAGCGCGCAGACCTGGCGCGACTACAACCAGCTGATCCTGCAGATCGTCATCGGTGCCCTGGTGCTGTTGGGGCTGGTGCTCGCCTGGGGGCTGCGCCTGCGTCGTGAGGTGCGCAAGCGGCGGGCAGCGGAGCGGCAGCTCAACGACGAGTTGCGCTTCATCGAAACCCTGATCGACAGCATGCCGCCCCCTGTCTATGTGCGTGACACGGCTGGCCGGATGCTGTCCTGCAACCGCAGCTACCTGCAGACCCTTGGCCTGGAGCGGGAGCAGGTGCTGGGCTGCACGGTGGCGGAGCTGCCACTGACCTTCGAAGCCGCGCCGCTCTTCCACGAGAGCTACCTCCAGGCTATGGAGGGCGGGGGTCTGATCCAGGGCACGCACGAACTGGAACTGGGCGGTCGGCGGCTGTGGATCGAGCATTGGATCCAGCCCTTCCAGGACTCCACCGGCGCGATAAAGGGTGTGATTGGCGGCTGGCTGGACATTACCGAGCACCATCACCTGGTCCGCGAGCTGGAGGCTGCGAAGCGCCAGGCCGACGACGCCAGCCGCGCCAAGACGGCATTCCTCGCCACCATGAGCCACGAGATCCGCACGCCGATGAACGCGGTGATCGGCATCCTCGAGCTGGCCCTGAAACGCGCCGAGAGCGGGCCCATCGACCCGGCCGGCATCCAGGTCGCCTACGGCTCCGCCAGGAGCCTGCTGACGCTGATCGGCGACATCCTCGATATCGCGCGCATCGAGTCGGGGCGGCTCAGCCTTGCGCCCGGGCGCGCCAACCTGCGCGAACTGGTCGAGTCGGTGGCCCGGGTGTTCGATGGCCTGGCGCGTCAGAAGCGCCTGGAGCTGGCGCTGGAGATCGACGGCAGCATCCAGGGTGATGTGCTGGTGGATGGGCAGCGTTTCAAGCAGATCCTGTCCAACCTCGTGAGCAACGCCATCAAGTTCACCACTCATGGGCGGGTCAGCGTGCGCGTTGACGGAGATACCTCGGAGGCGGGGATGCTCAGGGTCAGCCTGAGCATCGAGGACAGCGGCATCGGCATCTCGCCAGCGGACCAGGCGCGCCTGTTCCGGCCCTTCTCCCGCATCGAGCGGGCAGGCCAGCCGGTGGACGGTACCGGGCTGGGCCTGGTCATCTGCCGCTCGCTCTGCGAAATGATGGGCGGGCGTCTGAACCTCGACAGCGTCCCGGGGCGCGGTACTCGGGTGGATGTGAGCTTGCGCCTGCACCGCCTGGACCCCGTACCGCCCATGGAGGCGGCGCCGGTCGCTGCAGTGGTGGCCTCACGGCGGTTGCGCGTACTGGTGGTGGACGATCACCCGGTGAACCGGCAGATCCTGCAGCAGCAATTGGTCTTCCTCGGCCATGAGGTGGAGGAAGCGGGCGATGGCGAAGAAGCCTTGCAGCGCTGGCGCGAAGGGCACTTCGATACCGTGGCCACCGACTGCCACATGCCGCGCATGAGCGGTGCCGAGCTGGCGGCTGCCATACGCCTGGAGGAACGCGAGCGGGGCCTGGCGGCGGTGTGCATCATCGGGCTGACCGCCGACGCCCAGCCCGAGGAGATCGAGCGGGGCCTGGCCGCCGGCATGGATGAATGCCTGATCAAACCCATCGGCCTGGATGCCCTGCAGCGGGCGCTTGGGGTCCATGCCCGGGAGCGCCAGCAGGGCGCGGAACCATTGGATGAGGGGGCGTTGTTCGACTTGGCCCCCCTGCAGCCACTCACCGGGGGCGATGAAGCGCTGGTGAGAAACCTGCTGGGTGAGTTGCTGGCGACCAACCGCAAGGATCTCGTGGCCCTGGCCCCGTTGCTGGAGGCGGGCGATGCCGAGGGGCTTGCCGAGCTGGCTCACCGGCTGATCGGCGCGGCGCGGGTCGTCAAGGCGGCGGGGGTGATAGCGGCCTGCCGGCAATTGATGGCGGCCACTGCCGATGCGCCGCCCGATGGGGCTCGGCTGCGGCAGGCGGGCGATGCGCTTGCGCGGGCGCTGACAGAGCTGGAGAGCGGGCTGCGCGAGCACCTGCAGGAGGCTTGA
- a CDS encoding response regulator produces the protein MRSALIVDDHPVIRLAVRMLLERNGILVLAETDNGVDALQLIRQHEPDIVILDIGIPRLDGLKVIARIRALELDSHVLVLTSQPAESFCQRCMQAGAKGFVSKEEDLQNLVIAINSISAGFSFYPADALQAGQTALTSEAELVARLSNQELMVLQYLASGLSNKQIGDLMLLSNKTVSTYKSRIQQKLNLGSLLELIEFARRNDLANSTAS, from the coding sequence ATGAGAAGTGCCCTGATAGTCGACGATCATCCCGTCATCCGCCTCGCCGTGCGCATGCTGCTGGAACGCAATGGCATCCTGGTGCTTGCGGAGACGGACAACGGTGTCGATGCGCTGCAACTGATTCGCCAGCACGAGCCCGACATCGTCATCCTCGATATCGGCATTCCGCGCCTGGACGGGCTCAAGGTGATCGCCCGCATCCGCGCCCTGGAGCTCGACAGCCATGTGCTGGTGCTCACGTCGCAACCCGCCGAGAGCTTCTGCCAGCGCTGCATGCAGGCGGGCGCCAAGGGATTCGTCAGCAAGGAAGAGGACCTGCAGAACCTCGTCATCGCGATCAACTCGATCAGCGCGGGGTTTTCCTTCTACCCGGCCGATGCGTTGCAGGCGGGCCAGACCGCCCTGACCAGCGAGGCCGAGCTGGTCGCACGTCTGTCCAACCAAGAGCTGATGGTGCTGCAGTACCTGGCGTCGGGTCTCTCCAACAAGCAGATCGGCGACCTGATGCTGCTCAGCAACAAGACCGTCAGTACCTACAAGAGTCGCATCCAGCAGAAGCTCAACCTCGGCTCGTTGCTGGAGCTGATCGAATTCGCCCGGCGCAACGACCTGGCCAACAGCACCGCTTCCTAG
- a CDS encoding fimbrial biogenesis chaperone, whose translation MIAALFIATFLPSVQAGMVVNGTRFIYPAKQQEISVRVSNDGTEPSLVQAWIDRGDPSSKPDQADAPFLLTPPIFRLDPGKGQSLRLAFTGEALPTDRETVFWLNLLDVPPQPTADSGNSMQFAIRTRLKLFYRPSGLPGSASGAAQQISWRLVQNGAESVLRASNPSAFHVSFSDVSLNVGGRAHEAGDGMVPPLGSRDFPLPGAVQGGSAATVVTKWINDYGSSIGHEARLEP comes from the coding sequence TTGATCGCCGCACTCTTCATCGCCACCTTCCTGCCGAGCGTGCAGGCCGGCATGGTGGTGAACGGCACCCGTTTCATCTATCCCGCCAAGCAGCAGGAAATCAGCGTACGGGTGAGCAACGACGGTACGGAGCCTTCCCTGGTGCAGGCCTGGATCGATCGCGGCGACCCGTCGAGCAAGCCGGACCAGGCCGATGCGCCTTTTCTGCTCACGCCGCCGATCTTCCGCCTCGACCCGGGCAAGGGGCAGAGCCTGCGCCTGGCGTTCACGGGCGAGGCACTGCCCACTGACCGCGAGACGGTGTTCTGGCTCAACCTCCTGGATGTCCCGCCACAACCCACGGCGGACAGCGGCAACTCCATGCAGTTCGCCATCCGCACCCGCCTGAAACTCTTCTATCGGCCGTCCGGCTTGCCGGGTAGCGCGTCCGGAGCGGCCCAGCAGATCAGCTGGCGGCTGGTGCAGAACGGCGCGGAAAGCGTGCTGCGAGCGAGCAACCCCAGCGCCTTCCATGTGTCGTTCAGCGACGTCTCGCTGAATGTCGGCGGGCGGGCGCACGAGGCCGGCGATGGGATGGTGCCGCCGCTCGGAAGCCGCGACTTCCCCCTGCCGGGTGCGGTGCAGGGGGGATCGGCCGCCACGGTGGTGACGAAGTGGATCAACGACTACGGCTCATCCATTGGGCACGAGGCGAGGCTGGAGCCGTGA
- a CDS encoding fimbria/pilus outer membrane usher protein produces MVLAASLALSDWSQVDADEGVSPARYAVFNPAFFGSGAEEAVDLSRFANANVLPPGTYLLDIYVNQAWKGRHELRVLSEGEGAAVIQRYCFKPEHVGTFGIELANLPDPQAARQSIMDNEACVELDRLVPQAQVEVDLSELRAQLSIPQAYLGRQARGHVDPRDWDAGVTAGFIGYNASGYRSHSGGVGSNQLSLGLNNGLNIGEWRLRSNGYYNRSSQDGGPTRSHYSNASTYAQRDLTGLRSQLTVGDYYTPGELFESVPFRGVQISSDDRMLPDSQRGFAPVIRGVAETNAKVTVRQGQSVLYEATVAPGPFSIDDLYDSGYSGDIEVTVTEADGRQRSFVVPYASVAQLLRPGVSRFSVTAGEYRDRSLDASPKFVMGTYQRGVTNAFTGYLGSIVAEKYMAAQGGVAISTGLGAVAFDVTRSHVAERPVADSAPRSGQSYRVTYSKLLDSTQTNFTLAAYRFSSEGYLEFGDYAQSVGNPDSRLYRQRSRLQANISQPLGSNFGSLYLSGSAQNYWNAGQRSDMTFQAGYSNGFNWGTMSTSAGRTRMGSGYENQYLLSFSVPLGRDVRSPFLSSSVSQSGKRSNTQASLNGVAGERSQMNYSLYGSRSSDQGDRSSNAGGSVHYFAPAASLNASYSEGTGYRQQSVGIGGSLVAHPGGINFTQSQSETYAVVEAKGAEGAYVSNDMNARVGSNGYAVVGGLAPYRHNQVAIDPIGTLRNVELQITEQAVAPRHGAVVMLSYPTITGVPVLLRILREDGQIAPLGSDVIDAQGVSLAMVGQGGGHSCAGCLVRVC; encoded by the coding sequence GTGGTCCTTGCCGCCTCCCTGGCGCTCAGCGACTGGAGCCAGGTGGACGCGGACGAAGGCGTTTCCCCGGCCCGTTATGCCGTCTTCAACCCGGCGTTCTTCGGTAGCGGTGCGGAAGAGGCCGTCGACCTGTCACGCTTCGCCAACGCAAACGTCCTGCCTCCCGGCACCTATCTCCTGGATATCTACGTCAACCAGGCCTGGAAGGGGCGGCACGAGTTGCGGGTGCTCAGCGAGGGCGAGGGCGCTGCGGTCATCCAGCGCTACTGCTTCAAGCCCGAGCACGTCGGCACCTTCGGCATCGAACTGGCGAACCTGCCGGACCCCCAGGCCGCACGGCAGTCGATTATGGACAACGAGGCTTGTGTCGAACTCGATCGCCTGGTGCCGCAGGCGCAGGTCGAGGTTGATCTGTCCGAGCTGCGCGCCCAGCTGAGCATCCCGCAGGCGTACCTGGGGCGACAGGCACGCGGGCACGTGGACCCCCGTGACTGGGATGCCGGCGTCACGGCCGGCTTCATCGGCTACAACGCCAGCGGCTACCGCAGCCACAGCGGCGGCGTCGGTTCGAACCAGCTGTCCCTGGGGCTCAACAACGGTCTCAACATCGGTGAGTGGCGCCTGCGCTCCAACGGCTATTACAACCGCTCCAGCCAGGATGGCGGCCCTACCCGCAGCCACTACAGCAACGCCAGCACCTATGCCCAGCGCGACCTCACCGGCCTGCGCTCGCAACTCACGGTCGGTGACTACTACACGCCCGGCGAGCTGTTCGAGAGCGTGCCTTTCAGGGGTGTGCAGATCAGTTCCGACGACCGCATGCTCCCCGACTCCCAGCGCGGTTTCGCCCCCGTGATCCGGGGCGTTGCGGAAACCAACGCCAAGGTCACCGTGCGCCAGGGGCAATCGGTACTTTACGAGGCGACGGTGGCACCCGGGCCCTTCAGCATCGACGACCTCTACGACTCGGGTTACTCCGGTGACATCGAGGTGACGGTGACCGAGGCCGACGGCCGCCAGCGTTCCTTCGTCGTGCCCTATGCCTCGGTGGCGCAGTTGCTGCGCCCCGGTGTATCCCGTTTCAGCGTGACTGCCGGCGAGTACCGGGACCGCAGCCTGGACGCATCGCCGAAGTTCGTCATGGGTACCTACCAGCGCGGAGTGACCAACGCCTTCACCGGCTACCTGGGCAGCATCGTGGCCGAGAAGTACATGGCCGCCCAGGGTGGTGTCGCGATCAGTACCGGGCTGGGGGCCGTCGCGTTCGATGTCACCCGCTCGCATGTCGCCGAGCGTCCCGTCGCCGACTCCGCCCCCAGGAGCGGCCAGAGCTACCGGGTCACCTACAGCAAGCTGCTGGACAGCACCCAGACCAACTTCACCCTGGCTGCCTACCGCTTCTCCAGCGAGGGATATCTCGAGTTCGGCGACTACGCGCAGTCCGTCGGCAACCCCGATAGCCGCCTCTACCGCCAGCGCAGCCGATTGCAGGCCAACATCAGTCAGCCCCTGGGGTCGAACTTCGGCAGCCTTTACCTGAGCGGTTCGGCACAGAACTACTGGAACGCCGGACAGCGTAGCGACATGACCTTCCAGGCCGGCTACTCCAACGGCTTCAACTGGGGAACCATGAGCACCTCGGCCGGCAGGACGCGCATGGGCTCGGGATACGAGAACCAGTACCTGCTGTCCTTCAGCGTGCCCCTGGGGCGCGATGTGCGCTCGCCCTTCCTCAGTAGCTCGGTCAGCCAGTCCGGGAAGCGCAGCAACACCCAGGCCAGCCTCAACGGCGTCGCGGGCGAGCGCTCGCAGATGAACTACAGCCTCTACGGCTCGCGCAGCAGCGACCAGGGCGACCGGTCGAGCAACGCCGGCGGCAGCGTCCATTACTTCGCACCGGCGGCGTCGCTCAACGCCAGCTACAGCGAAGGCACCGGTTACCGCCAGCAGAGCGTCGGCATTGGTGGCAGCCTGGTGGCCCACCCGGGTGGGATCAACTTCACCCAGAGCCAGAGCGAAACCTATGCCGTCGTCGAGGCCAAGGGGGCGGAAGGGGCCTATGTCAGCAACGACATGAACGCCCGTGTCGGCAGCAACGGTTACGCGGTGGTCGGCGGCCTCGCCCCCTATCGCCACAACCAGGTGGCGATCGACCCGATCGGCACCCTGCGCAACGTCGAGTTGCAGATCACCGAGCAGGCGGTGGCCCCGCGCCATGGTGCCGTGGTGATGCTCAGCTACCCGACCATCACCGGCGTGCCGGTGTTGCTGCGCATCCTTCGCGAGGACGGCCAGATCGCGCCGCTGGGCTCCGACGTCATCGATGCCCAGGGCGTTTCCCTGGCCATGGTGGGGCAGGGGGGCGGGCATTCCTGCGCGGGCTGCCTCGTGAGGGTGTGCTGA
- a CDS encoding NUDIX hydrolase, producing the protein MGRAIKERATVICRLEDKILFVRKPKSKWTLPGGRIEADEAPGQAAFRELVEETGLAVETLDYIAPLELYTTLHYVFEAPMPESQQPTPLNEIADCRWFSVEDLGKRSINKAIRRLLKTCQRPGA; encoded by the coding sequence ATGGGCAGGGCAATCAAAGAACGGGCGACCGTCATCTGCCGCCTGGAAGACAAGATCCTCTTCGTGCGCAAACCCAAGTCGAAGTGGACGTTGCCAGGCGGCCGGATCGAGGCGGATGAAGCGCCTGGGCAGGCGGCGTTCCGCGAACTGGTGGAGGAGACCGGGCTCGCGGTCGAGACCCTCGACTACATTGCGCCCCTGGAGCTGTACACGACCCTTCACTACGTTTTCGAAGCGCCGATGCCGGAATCCCAGCAGCCCACGCCGCTGAACGAGATCGCCGACTGCCGCTGGTTCTCAGTCGAAGACCTGGGCAAGCGCAGCATCAACAAGGCCATCCGACGCCTGCTCAAGACCTGCCAGCGCCCAGGCGCATAG
- a CDS encoding EAL domain-containing response regulator, whose translation MKNISILVLEDEPFQRLLAMAALKKLGLKDICGAGDGTEALAMLQERGGVDIVLCDLRMAGMDGLAFLRHASQRGLARAVVLSSAVEPVLRQATISMIRCLGLEFLGDLGKPFDIGRANQLLRAFDPAVELPPGKPEVVEIPSLSDLLDGFERGEFEAWFQPKFDMRSGALQGAELLARWRHPQYGVLSPAHFLAQVESNGLIDRLFWQLFEQGLTLQRDLAIVGQRIELAFNIQPSQLSDQKMVERIARRLQESGLPADGLNFEVTETGLLRAPAASLENLVRLRLMGCGLAMDDFGAGYSSLDRLCELPFSQIKLDSSFVRKLQSHPRCAAVVRSAVALASTMDISLVVEGVESKEQKTRLLELGCSLAQGFLFARPMDGAALKRHIAQR comes from the coding sequence ATGAAGAACATAAGCATTCTGGTTCTGGAAGACGAACCCTTCCAGCGTCTGTTGGCCATGGCCGCCTTGAAAAAGCTCGGCCTGAAGGACATCTGCGGCGCCGGGGACGGCACCGAAGCACTGGCCATGCTTCAGGAACGCGGTGGCGTCGATATCGTGCTTTGCGACCTGCGCATGGCCGGCATGGACGGCCTGGCCTTCCTGCGCCACGCCAGCCAACGGGGCCTGGCACGCGCTGTAGTACTGAGCAGCGCGGTGGAGCCGGTGCTGCGCCAGGCCACCATCTCGATGATCCGCTGTCTGGGTCTGGAGTTCCTCGGCGACCTTGGCAAGCCCTTCGATATCGGTCGCGCCAACCAGTTGCTGCGCGCCTTCGATCCCGCCGTAGAACTGCCACCCGGTAAACCGGAGGTGGTTGAGATCCCCTCCCTGAGCGACTTGCTCGACGGCTTCGAGCGCGGCGAGTTCGAAGCCTGGTTCCAGCCAAAGTTCGATATGCGCAGTGGTGCACTGCAAGGTGCGGAGCTGCTCGCCCGCTGGCGCCACCCGCAATACGGCGTCCTCAGCCCGGCGCACTTCCTGGCCCAGGTCGAAAGCAATGGCCTCATCGACCGCCTGTTCTGGCAGCTCTTCGAGCAGGGCCTGACACTACAGCGTGACCTGGCCATCGTGGGGCAGCGCATCGAGTTGGCGTTCAACATCCAGCCCAGCCAGTTGAGCGACCAGAAAATGGTCGAACGTATCGCCCGCCGCCTGCAGGAAAGTGGCCTGCCCGCCGATGGGTTGAACTTCGAAGTGACCGAAACGGGCCTGCTGCGGGCACCCGCTGCCAGCCTTGAAAACCTCGTCAGGCTGCGCCTGATGGGCTGCGGCCTGGCCATGGATGACTTCGGCGCTGGCTACTCCTCGCTCGACCGCTTGTGCGAACTGCCCTTCAGCCAGATCAAGCTCGACTCTTCGTTCGTGCGCAAGCTGCAGAGCCACCCACGTTGCGCCGCGGTGGTCAGAAGCGCTGTAGCCCTGGCTAGCACGATGGACATTTCCCTGGTGGTGGAAGGGGTAGAAAGCAAGGAGCAGAAGACGCGCCTGCTGGAGCTGGGCTGCTCCCTGGCGCAAGGGTTTCTCTTCGCCCGCCCCATGGACGGCGCCGCCTTGAAGCGCCATATCGCGCAACGATGA
- a CDS encoding response regulator transcription factor: MSKILLIDNQPMIRFATRVLLEREGYDMVGETENGVEGLSLARSLKPDLVILDIAIPKLDGMEVLTRLAAMDVNLKLLVLTSLPAALYANRCLQAGATGYLSKQEQAVSLIAATKSVLSGYSLFPSTVHLPVPSQAGEDTQLLDSLSDRELAVLQNLANGKNNKEIAEQLFISHKTVSTYKSRLMDKLKTRNLVDLIDFARRYALPTP, translated from the coding sequence ATGAGTAAGATTCTGCTTATCGACAACCAACCGATGATCCGCTTCGCCACCCGCGTGCTGCTGGAGCGCGAGGGCTACGACATGGTCGGCGAGACCGAGAACGGTGTGGAAGGGCTGAGCCTGGCCCGCTCGCTCAAGCCGGACCTGGTCATCCTCGACATCGCCATCCCCAAGCTCGACGGCATGGAAGTGCTGACCCGCCTCGCCGCCATGGACGTCAACCTCAAGCTGCTGGTACTGACTTCGCTGCCCGCCGCGCTCTACGCCAACCGCTGCCTGCAGGCCGGCGCCACGGGCTATCTGTCCAAGCAGGAGCAGGCGGTCAGCCTGATCGCCGCGACCAAGTCGGTGCTCTCCGGCTACAGCCTGTTCCCCAGCACCGTGCACCTGCCGGTGCCGTCCCAGGCCGGCGAAGACACCCAGTTGCTGGACAGCCTCTCCGACCGTGAACTGGCGGTGCTGCAGAACCTGGCCAATGGCAAGAACAACAAGGAAATCGCCGAGCAGCTGTTCATCAGCCACAAGACGGTGAGCACCTACAAGTCGCGCCTGATGGACAAACTCAAGACCCGTAACCTGGTCGACCTGATCGACTTCGCCCGCCGCTACGCCCTGCCCACGCCCTGA